In a single window of the Magnolia sinica isolate HGM2019 chromosome 7, MsV1, whole genome shotgun sequence genome:
- the LOC131251009 gene encoding uncharacterized protein LOC131251009 isoform X1, which produces MMIAFAISYINYNTDFSMHNYYVYLVVCTGATRMILACGGSCVPHNHSHNTYQSDEEFRRESNDCIVPRKPNTAAMLREDGRFSSPDEWLQWGVTAAESFRLPNNCSTKVAKPTMEEFDFDRQILSIESNHVPSIHESESSVNYSACGDFSFVDYSTPNSDNSSQNGQGFSNAWPDYQLQNMCESIDGLGGMLMDDIFLDSLLKEDARDVEYPHQPACVVLDSEWSLMSSENLFSDMIVDSQRTVKGSSRTDGSKHLQESSFSLPTGNLSDDQDGKEDHPPSCFVPDYSEGTESLPTIKAPSIAVLNPTQLKKSGDAASDVDEESMEATVLQELVDVMRQMNQNTRIGFRDAFYRLAKDLKQRHESNERSAEFIMDEPSSATITMKY; this is translated from the exons ATGATGATAGCATTCGCCATTTCCTATATAAATTACAACACCGATTTTTCGATGCATAACTATTATGTATACTTGGTAGTATGTACTGGAGCGACCCGCATGATCCTTGCGTGTGGAGGAAGTTGCGTACCACATAACCATTCTCATAATACATACCAGAGCGACGAGGAATTCAG AAGAGAAAGCAACGATTGCATTGTTCCAAGGAAACCCAATACAGCAGCCATGCTTCGCGAGGACGGAAGATTTTCATCACCAGATGAATGGCTGCAATGGGGTGTAACAGCAGCTGAAAGTTTCAGATTACCGAACAACTGTAGCACCAAAGTGGCAAAGCCGACCATGGAAGAATTTGACTTTGACAGACAAATCTTGTCCATTGAATCCAACCACGTCCCTTCCATTCACGAAAGCGAAAGCTCTGTAAACTACAGTGCTTGTGGAGACTTCTCTTTTGTTGATTATAGCACACCGAATTCAGATAATTCTTCACAAAACGGGCAGGGATTTTCAAATGCTTGGCCTGATTACCAGCTACAGAACATGTGTGAGAGCATCGACGGCCTAGGCGGCATGTTGATGGATGACATTTtctt GGATTCATTACTCAAAGAAGACGCACGGGACGTGGAATATCCACACCAACCCGCATGCGTAGTTCTCGATTCTGAATGGAGCTTGATGTCAAGTGAGAATCTTTTTTCAGACATGATTGTAGATTCACAGAGAACCGTGAAAGGATCATCACGTACTGATGGTTCAAAGCATCTTCAAGAGAGTAGCTTTTCTCTACCAACAGGCAACCTATCAGATGATCAAGATGGAAAGGAAGATCACCCACCATCCTGTTTTGTTCCGGATTATTCCGAGGGAACTGAAAGTTTGCCAACCATAAAG GCACCATCGATCGCAGTATTGAACCCCACTCAACTAAAGAAATCTGGCGATGCGGCTTCAGATGTCGATGAAGAATCCATGGAGGCAACAGTGCTCCAAGAGCTCGTAGATGTAATGAGACAG ATGAACCAGAACACCCGAATTGGCTTTCGGGATGCCTTTTACCGTCTAGCTAAGGACTTGAAACAAAGACATGAATCAAATGAAAGAAGTGCTGAATTCATCATGGATGAGCCCTCTAGTGCAACAATCACAATGAAATATTGA
- the LOC131251009 gene encoding uncharacterized protein LOC131251009 isoform X2, with protein sequence MILACGGSCVPHNHSHNTYQSDEEFRRESNDCIVPRKPNTAAMLREDGRFSSPDEWLQWGVTAAESFRLPNNCSTKVAKPTMEEFDFDRQILSIESNHVPSIHESESSVNYSACGDFSFVDYSTPNSDNSSQNGQGFSNAWPDYQLQNMCESIDGLGGMLMDDIFLDSLLKEDARDVEYPHQPACVVLDSEWSLMSSENLFSDMIVDSQRTVKGSSRTDGSKHLQESSFSLPTGNLSDDQDGKEDHPPSCFVPDYSEGTESLPTIKAPSIAVLNPTQLKKSGDAASDVDEESMEATVLQELVDVMRQMNQNTRIGFRDAFYRLAKDLKQRHESNERSAEFIMDEPSSATITMKY encoded by the exons ATGATCCTTGCGTGTGGAGGAAGTTGCGTACCACATAACCATTCTCATAATACATACCAGAGCGACGAGGAATTCAG AAGAGAAAGCAACGATTGCATTGTTCCAAGGAAACCCAATACAGCAGCCATGCTTCGCGAGGACGGAAGATTTTCATCACCAGATGAATGGCTGCAATGGGGTGTAACAGCAGCTGAAAGTTTCAGATTACCGAACAACTGTAGCACCAAAGTGGCAAAGCCGACCATGGAAGAATTTGACTTTGACAGACAAATCTTGTCCATTGAATCCAACCACGTCCCTTCCATTCACGAAAGCGAAAGCTCTGTAAACTACAGTGCTTGTGGAGACTTCTCTTTTGTTGATTATAGCACACCGAATTCAGATAATTCTTCACAAAACGGGCAGGGATTTTCAAATGCTTGGCCTGATTACCAGCTACAGAACATGTGTGAGAGCATCGACGGCCTAGGCGGCATGTTGATGGATGACATTTtctt GGATTCATTACTCAAAGAAGACGCACGGGACGTGGAATATCCACACCAACCCGCATGCGTAGTTCTCGATTCTGAATGGAGCTTGATGTCAAGTGAGAATCTTTTTTCAGACATGATTGTAGATTCACAGAGAACCGTGAAAGGATCATCACGTACTGATGGTTCAAAGCATCTTCAAGAGAGTAGCTTTTCTCTACCAACAGGCAACCTATCAGATGATCAAGATGGAAAGGAAGATCACCCACCATCCTGTTTTGTTCCGGATTATTCCGAGGGAACTGAAAGTTTGCCAACCATAAAG GCACCATCGATCGCAGTATTGAACCCCACTCAACTAAAGAAATCTGGCGATGCGGCTTCAGATGTCGATGAAGAATCCATGGAGGCAACAGTGCTCCAAGAGCTCGTAGATGTAATGAGACAG ATGAACCAGAACACCCGAATTGGCTTTCGGGATGCCTTTTACCGTCTAGCTAAGGACTTGAAACAAAGACATGAATCAAATGAAAGAAGTGCTGAATTCATCATGGATGAGCCCTCTAGTGCAACAATCACAATGAAATATTGA
- the LOC131251009 gene encoding uncharacterized protein LOC131251009 isoform X3, whose product MDWYIRRESNDCIVPRKPNTAAMLREDGRFSSPDEWLQWGVTAAESFRLPNNCSTKVAKPTMEEFDFDRQILSIESNHVPSIHESESSVNYSACGDFSFVDYSTPNSDNSSQNGQGFSNAWPDYQLQNMCESIDGLGGMLMDDIFLDSLLKEDARDVEYPHQPACVVLDSEWSLMSSENLFSDMIVDSQRTVKGSSRTDGSKHLQESSFSLPTGNLSDDQDGKEDHPPSCFVPDYSEGTESLPTIKAPSIAVLNPTQLKKSGDAASDVDEESMEATVLQELVDVMRQMNQNTRIGFRDAFYRLAKDLKQRHESNERSAEFIMDEPSSATITMKY is encoded by the exons ATGGACTGGTATATCAGAAGAGAAAGCAACGATTGCATTGTTCCAAGGAAACCCAATACAGCAGCCATGCTTCGCGAGGACGGAAGATTTTCATCACCAGATGAATGGCTGCAATGGGGTGTAACAGCAGCTGAAAGTTTCAGATTACCGAACAACTGTAGCACCAAAGTGGCAAAGCCGACCATGGAAGAATTTGACTTTGACAGACAAATCTTGTCCATTGAATCCAACCACGTCCCTTCCATTCACGAAAGCGAAAGCTCTGTAAACTACAGTGCTTGTGGAGACTTCTCTTTTGTTGATTATAGCACACCGAATTCAGATAATTCTTCACAAAACGGGCAGGGATTTTCAAATGCTTGGCCTGATTACCAGCTACAGAACATGTGTGAGAGCATCGACGGCCTAGGCGGCATGTTGATGGATGACATTTtctt GGATTCATTACTCAAAGAAGACGCACGGGACGTGGAATATCCACACCAACCCGCATGCGTAGTTCTCGATTCTGAATGGAGCTTGATGTCAAGTGAGAATCTTTTTTCAGACATGATTGTAGATTCACAGAGAACCGTGAAAGGATCATCACGTACTGATGGTTCAAAGCATCTTCAAGAGAGTAGCTTTTCTCTACCAACAGGCAACCTATCAGATGATCAAGATGGAAAGGAAGATCACCCACCATCCTGTTTTGTTCCGGATTATTCCGAGGGAACTGAAAGTTTGCCAACCATAAAG GCACCATCGATCGCAGTATTGAACCCCACTCAACTAAAGAAATCTGGCGATGCGGCTTCAGATGTCGATGAAGAATCCATGGAGGCAACAGTGCTCCAAGAGCTCGTAGATGTAATGAGACAG ATGAACCAGAACACCCGAATTGGCTTTCGGGATGCCTTTTACCGTCTAGCTAAGGACTTGAAACAAAGACATGAATCAAATGAAAGAAGTGCTGAATTCATCATGGATGAGCCCTCTAGTGCAACAATCACAATGAAATATTGA
- the LOC131251009 gene encoding uncharacterized protein LOC131251009 isoform X4, whose product MLREDGRFSSPDEWLQWGVTAAESFRLPNNCSTKVAKPTMEEFDFDRQILSIESNHVPSIHESESSVNYSACGDFSFVDYSTPNSDNSSQNGQGFSNAWPDYQLQNMCESIDGLGGMLMDDIFLDSLLKEDARDVEYPHQPACVVLDSEWSLMSSENLFSDMIVDSQRTVKGSSRTDGSKHLQESSFSLPTGNLSDDQDGKEDHPPSCFVPDYSEGTESLPTIKAPSIAVLNPTQLKKSGDAASDVDEESMEATVLQELVDVMRQMNQNTRIGFRDAFYRLAKDLKQRHESNERSAEFIMDEPSSATITMKY is encoded by the exons ATGCTTCGCGAGGACGGAAGATTTTCATCACCAGATGAATGGCTGCAATGGGGTGTAACAGCAGCTGAAAGTTTCAGATTACCGAACAACTGTAGCACCAAAGTGGCAAAGCCGACCATGGAAGAATTTGACTTTGACAGACAAATCTTGTCCATTGAATCCAACCACGTCCCTTCCATTCACGAAAGCGAAAGCTCTGTAAACTACAGTGCTTGTGGAGACTTCTCTTTTGTTGATTATAGCACACCGAATTCAGATAATTCTTCACAAAACGGGCAGGGATTTTCAAATGCTTGGCCTGATTACCAGCTACAGAACATGTGTGAGAGCATCGACGGCCTAGGCGGCATGTTGATGGATGACATTTtctt GGATTCATTACTCAAAGAAGACGCACGGGACGTGGAATATCCACACCAACCCGCATGCGTAGTTCTCGATTCTGAATGGAGCTTGATGTCAAGTGAGAATCTTTTTTCAGACATGATTGTAGATTCACAGAGAACCGTGAAAGGATCATCACGTACTGATGGTTCAAAGCATCTTCAAGAGAGTAGCTTTTCTCTACCAACAGGCAACCTATCAGATGATCAAGATGGAAAGGAAGATCACCCACCATCCTGTTTTGTTCCGGATTATTCCGAGGGAACTGAAAGTTTGCCAACCATAAAG GCACCATCGATCGCAGTATTGAACCCCACTCAACTAAAGAAATCTGGCGATGCGGCTTCAGATGTCGATGAAGAATCCATGGAGGCAACAGTGCTCCAAGAGCTCGTAGATGTAATGAGACAG ATGAACCAGAACACCCGAATTGGCTTTCGGGATGCCTTTTACCGTCTAGCTAAGGACTTGAAACAAAGACATGAATCAAATGAAAGAAGTGCTGAATTCATCATGGATGAGCCCTCTAGTGCAACAATCACAATGAAATATTGA